The Oncorhynchus clarkii lewisi isolate Uvic-CL-2024 chromosome 20, UVic_Ocla_1.0, whole genome shotgun sequence nucleotide sequence ATTTTTTCTGAAGTTGGCACAGTTTATGTGAATCACTAGAAAATGTATCACAACGCTAGTCTATGAAAGTATAATTCCACAGATTTCCTGTTTTTAATATAAACGTCTGTTGAAGCAGCCTTACGTTCCCGGTCTTTAACCTGAAGCACttatgaaaaacacacacacacacactcggatacttgcacactgacacacacacacacacacacacacacacacacacacacacacacacacacacacacacacacacacacacacacacacacacacacacacacacacacacacacacacacacacacacacacacacgacactcGGATACTTGCACActgacatacatacacacacatgcctaATACTCTGACCTAATACTTGTGAGCAGTCATCTGGCACACATAGTCACTTCATTACAGGGCTCAGTGGAGGCTCGTCCCAACCAGCAAAAAGAGgcccacatccctctctctgtagtCTCCATCTACAGTGTATATATTTCTATACAAACTACATTTCAGGAGACCTAAAAGCTGGTTTTAAAACAAAACTTTACAGAAAAGCTTCACTTCAGTTCATTCAAGTGGCGACAATTAAATAAAATATTGAGTTTGGATATAGTGCTATAGCTCAAACTTATAACGAAGGTTATTTATGAAAGAAAAAACATCCTTCCTGTAATCAAGGAATTTGTTCCTGTTCATGAGTTTGTATCTCATATGCACAAAGTATGTGTGTGATGGTATTATTAGCCAGTCTCCATGGTGCCTAAAGCCAAGCGGACATTATCACGTTCCACAGCTGTTcgtttccttctctccttccttcatgaTTCTGTCTGTGAAACTTCCTTGTCTGCAGATAAAGATACAGTTAATCTGCAAAGCACCAGGTTTGATATAGAGACCTTGGGTAATTAAAGCAAAATATGAATTCTCTCCCCAAACTCTTCCACATTCACATGTCAGATGAGATGGTGAGAAACATGGATGTTGCTGGCTGTTCAAAcggcgtgtgtgtgttgtttgtgtgtgtgtctctcctcttctttccaaAGTAAGTTCTCCATAGCTCATTATTTCTCTGTGCCTTGCAGACATGTCGGTCAGCAATCTTGCTGCTTTCGCTGGTTGTTTAACACATCCAGTACAGACCAGTAGGTGAAATAAAGGATGTTTAAAACCTACAGCGGAAAATAGCTGTACAGGTAGCTgtactctactggtctctactatgCCATGGTGATGTGGTTGCTCCTCTCTCTGATGTCTGCCGTGGGGTTGTTGGGGTTCTTTAATGGGGTCACTGGTAGAGCTGAACTTCTGCCTTTGGGCTTGAACAGGTCAGATACGAAAAACACCTGAGGGATaggaaagaagaagaaaaaaaaggtttATATTGTCAATAATAAATGATATTGTAACggttgtcttcctcctcctctgatgaggaggagtagtaggaaggatcggaggaccaatgcgcagcgtggtaagcgtccatctttttaataaagtaaatgaacactgaacaaaaacaataaagtgaacgaacgaaactgaaacagttctgtctgatgCAGATACCAACACTCatcagaaaacaatcacccacaactcaaaggtgaaaccaggctacctaagtatggttctcaatcagggacaatgattgacagctgcctctgattgagaaccataccaggccaaacacagaaatcccaaattatagaaaaaagaacatggactgcccaccccaactcacgccctgaccatactaaaacaaagacaaaacaaaggaactaaggtcaaaaCGTGACAGATATAGTAAAAACAGGTCAGACATGTTAATGATACAGACTGCATAACTGCATTACGCCTGCAGTACTACACCATGTttcacagtgcattcggaaagtattcagaccccttgatttttacAATATtttgttattctaaaattgattaaataaataaaatctacacacaataccccataataacaaaaggaaaacagatttttagacaactttgcaaatgtattaaaacttaaaaacagaaataacttatttacataagtattcagaccctttgctatgagactcaaaattgagctaaggtgcatcctatttccattggtcatccttgagatgtttctacaacttgattggagtccccctgtggttgtcacgccctgatctgtttcacctgtcttgtgcttgtctccaccccccaccaggtgtctcctatTTTCCATTATCCCctatgtatttatacctgtgttttctgtctgtctgttggcagttcgtcttgtctcgtcaagTCGTCCCAGCGTGTTCTTCCTTGTTTTTCCTTCTCTCTAGTTTGTGATCTAGTCTTCCCAGTTCCGACCTgtttttgcctgccctgaccctgagcctgtttGCCATTATACGCCTGCCTGACTCTTATTAGGATTACTGATCTCTGCCTGTCCAGGACCTGCCATTTGCCTACCCCTTGTATATAATACAAGAGACTTAAACCATCTGCCtcttgtgtctgcatctgggtctcatccCGTGTCGTTATAGTGGTAAAATCCCTTGATTGGACaccatttggaaaggcacacacctgtctatatacagttgaagtctgaagtttatatacaccttagccaaatatatttaaactcagtttttcccaattcctgacatttaatcctagtaaaaattccctgtcttaggtcagttaggatcaccactttattttaagaatgtaaaatgtcagaataatagtagagagcatgatttatttcagatttgatttctttcatcacattcccagtgggtcagaagtttacatacactcaattagtatttggtagtattgcctttaaattgtttaacttgggtcaaacgtttcgggtagccttccacaagcttcccataaaaAGTTAGGAGAACTTTGGCCCATatctcttgacagagctggtataactgagtcaggtttctaggcctccttgctcgcacacgctttttcagttctgcccacaaatttcctatgtgattgaggtcagggctttgtgacggccactccaataccttgactttgttgtccttaagccattttgccacaactttggaagtatgcttggggtcactgtccatttggatgacccatttgtgaccaagctttaacttcgtgactgatgtcttgagatgttgcttcaatatatccacataattgtcctgcctcatgatgccatctattttgtgaagtgcaccagtccctcctgcagcaaagcacccccacaacatgatgctgccaccccagtgcttcactgttgggatggttttcttgggcttgcaagcatccccctttttcctccaaacataacaatggttattatggccaaacagttctattttcgtttcatcaaacaagaggacatttctccaaaaatacaatctttgcccccatgtgcagttgcaaaccgtagtctggcttttttatggcggtttactagcagtggctccttccttgctgagcagcctttcaggttcagtcaatataggacttgtttcactgtggatatagtacttttgtacctgtttcctccagcatcttcacaaagtcctttgctgttgttctgggattgatttgcacttttcgaccaaaagtacgttcatctttaggagacagaacccgTCCCCTTCCtaagtggtatgatggctgcgtggtcccatggtgtttatacatgcgtactattgtttgtacagatgaacgtgttatCTTCAGTCGTTTGGAAATTGGTCCCAAGAATGAACCTTTTTTCTGAGGTTGAACCAGactttttggctgatttctttagattttcccatgatgtcgagcaaagaggcactgagtttgaaggtaaggccttgaaatacatccacaggtgcacctccaattgactcaactgatgtcaattagcttctaagcttctaaagccatgacataatttccttgaattttccaagctgtttaaaggcacagtcaacttagtgtatgtaaacctctgacccactggaattgtgatacggtgaattataagtgaaataatctgtccatcaacaattgttggaaaaatcacttgtgtcatgcacaaagtaaatgtcctaaccgacttgccaaaactatagtttgttaacaagaaatttgtggagtggttgaaaaatgagttttaatgtctccaacctaagtatatgtaaacttccgacttcaactgtaaagtcccacagttgacagtgcatgtcaaagcaaaaacgaagccatgtggtcgaagacattgtccgtagagctccgagacaggattgtgtcgaggcatagatctggggaagggtaccaaaccatttctgcagcattgaaggtctgaaagaacacagtggcctccatcattcttaaatggaagaagtttggaaccaccaaggccgCCAGGCCAAACCACCAAGACTgcccgcctggccaaactgagcaatcggtggagaagggccgtggtcagagaggtgaccaagaatccaatggtcactctgacagagctccagagttcctctgtggagataggagaaccttccagaaggactatagcaaaaaggcacataaaggactctcagaccatgagaaacaagattctctggtctgatgaaaccaagattgaactctttggcctgaatgtcaagtgtcacgtctggaggaaacctggcaataTCCCTAAGGTGAAGTATGGTGTTgacagcatcatactgtggggatgtttttcagcaacagggactgggagactagtcaggattgtgggaaagatgaacggagcaaagcacagagaaaTCCgcgatgaaaatctgctccagagtgctcaggacctcagattggggcgaaggttcaccttacaacaggacaatgaccctaagcacacagccaagacaatgcaggagtggcttcgggagtagtctctgaatgtccttgagtggcccagccagagtcggGACTTaagcccgatcgaacatctctggagagacctgaaaatagctgtgtagtgacgctccccatccaacctgacagggcttgtgaagatctgcagagaagaatgggagaaactccccaaatacagctgtgccaagcttgtagtgtcatactcaagaatattcaaggctgtaatcgctgccaaacatttctaaaaacctgtttttactttgtcattatgggatgtagattgatgaggggaaaaaacgatttaatacattttaaaataaggctgtaacgtaacaaaatgtggaaaaaggggtctgaatactttccaaatgcactgtactatATCATCCTATCTAGTAAATCATAGCTATAGTACATACTATGCATTATATGCAGTAAAGTACTATGTAGTTATGGGGACATAGTAAACACTAAGTCCAAATACTCACTATGCTGTAGGCCACCAGGGCTCCCTGTGCGAAGCCAGCCAGGACGTCGGTGGGGTGGTGCTTGTGGTCGGAGACGCGGGACAGGCCGGTGTAGAAGGACATCATGATGAGGGTGAACTGTGTCAGGGGGCGCAGAAGACGGGCTCCACGCCAGGTGAACCTGGACTGCAGGTAGAACTGGGAGATTGGGAGAGATGGGCAATGAATCAACACAGTGCGACAGCTcgagtgtgtgtacaggtgtgtttgtgtgtgtgaggttaaGACACATAAACAGTAACTCACCACCAAATACAGCATGGTGTACATGGAAAAGGATGCATGGCCAGAGAAGAACGACTTCCTGAAAAGGAGAAATACAATGTTGTTACTATAGCAATTAGAAGATTACTGCACAGGTAAGACCAATGCAATGCCTTCCGCCTGGATATTGAACAAAGCATTCACTTTGTATGAAATCAAATATCCGGTACCACTTTAAACAAATGTAACTTATAGGCTACGTTTCTTTATAGAGCCTTCATAAAGTCTTCATAAACACCACATAGATGCTTCACAATCACAATGGAGTAATCTCAGAGTAATGTACCTGGCCTCCTGGACTTTGCTCTCGGGTCCATTACACTGGTAGTCTGTGATGTAGCCCAAAGAACAGTTGATGGCGGACCAGTCGGGCCTACACACGTCCAGGAAGTGGGGTCGCATGCGGCCCACCGATACCTTGGCGATGTCCGTGAACGATTGACTGACGGCGCAGCCAAAGATGAACACGCCCACCTGCTTGTAGAGGGCGGAGATGTAGGGGTTCCCTACGAAGGACTTTGAGCCCTCGTTCAGGTAGTAGATCATGTAGCTCTCACCAATGATGATCTGATGGGGGAAGGAACAAGGAGAGGACACAGTTATGCCATCTACAGCACAAAGATGGCCACCGTGGCAGTCAAATTGTGATTGGTTCAACCGGAGTCTACAGCGGACATCTTTATAGATGACATGACTATATCTCTTAGAGATGATGATCTGGCAAGATGGATAAAGGAGAGGATACAGTCATACAGAAGCAGAAATACACACctctatatgtactgtatatacggCTCAGTAGTCATGTCATCTACAAGGATGGCCACTGAaatcatattgttactgttatGTACTTCCTAATTACTGTCAGAGTCAATATCAGTACTTCATTGTTTCATTGTTGTTATTATGTCTCGTTTCAACAAAACTGAACTGCTTATTCATTTCCGTAATGAGAGAGTATCATAGAGTGTCAGACATCTGGTTTTCCAATATATATCTGGAATTCAGTTAAACACATCAGTAAAACAGCGGAGACTGATCAGAGAGTATAGAGCGACAATACTAGGAGTAATCAGAGTGTAATATTACAACGATACTATGAGTAATCAGAGTGTAATAATACAACGATACTATGAGCTGAGGGAAAAAGTTCCGTACATCAAGGACTTTCAAATATTTGACTATATTTTGGAGGAGAAAGGTCAATCAAAAACACTCCAGACCTAACCCTTGGTTAGCACCACTAACATCAAAAACAAATTGCATAACGTTCAGTGTAGCTATGGGAGGGTGAGGGTGAGTATGTGAGTTGTGGAAGGCACATGCAGAGGTTTTCAGTAAGTGGGTAAATAAACAAACGTATAAAACCGATGATTGACGTGCCGGACATACTTAGGGCCGGGGGGACGTGGACCGGACTCCAATAACTCACTACAGCTGTTCAAGCTCGAATGCCTTTCCCTTCCCCACCCCCCTGTAGTCCACCTCCTGGCCACAGAtaaatgggagagagggagtggggagagaaggCGAAAGAGCTTGAGGTTttatagagggagggagtgagaagaagaaggagggagagtgaagagagagagggagaaaaagagtgagggagaggagggagagaaggagggagggagggagtcaatggggagagacaaagtagagaggggcagagtgagagggaggaaaagagcaAAGGAGAAACGAGAGGGaatgaaaagggagagagaaagggagggatagCGAGGGGGGGCAGCACTTCTGGTTTCAACCAGGAGAAACGCTGAGCTAGGCGACATGTCAGATGTTCTGGTGGCCAGACTCTGCCAGAGCAGACACACATTGGGGGCACGTTTGTTTTCCACCGCGCCGGCTGACTCGTTTTTTTTTCACAGGGCTCTGATTTCACAAGGGGATGTCTGGGTGTTTTCTTGTTAGCATCTCGGGTTTTATTGAGAAATTATTGTCAGGGCAGAAAAACATCTAATTTCGATAAAAACACATTTGGGGGGGAAAGTCCTATAGGGAGATTGTACAAGCTGATaacgtgtgtttttttttttcatttctctctctcgccaccaTGGAGCCCTTTAGAGCCTGGTTGATCCAACCCAGCTGCTTCATGGGAGAGAAAGAACACATCTGTTTCTGATTGTGTAAGAACTGAGACTCTATCAACTATGTGAATGAATGAAACGGCTTTGTATTAACTTTGTGTAACTGTTAAAGGTGTAACCTCAGAGATATTCGAAAGTTGGGGAAGAGGTTGTCTCGTGCCTTGTCTCATAAATGTCTAGTCGTCACACAAATTATACAATTATAAAATGTTAACCCCAACACTCCCagagtattttttttttcttgttgCAGAGATTTATTTTAAGACCCTTGGTCTATGGGGGAACATGGAATTTAGCGTCGCATTCAGAAGAAGAAAAATGGGCCTATAGCTCTTCTCCTGTGCCATCCACCACATTTCTAGCCCTGTGAATTACAGTGTTTGTAATCGTCAAGTCAATAATTCATATATTGGATTCGTTGATGTGTTGGCTTTATGTTGACAAAAgtcatattgaattgtgtttggttgacaatgcaACCCAATctcaacatttaaaggagatgtatCTATTGGTTGGATAGTTTCATCTCAGGCACTttaatcctattctttaactattatttttggtttagttggagCTAACAATCAAACATGTCATTTGTTAACTTATCTACAAGTTAATAAGCTATTTACTGTATTGCAAAAGCGATATTAATTTGTGTTTGGTGTGCAATGGCACAAAAGATATTTGGTtgcactgacttagtctggctttagtTCCAGGTTCTCAAGAAATGTACAATTGATATGTTGGCTTTtccgtctccatctcaaccaaaaatctaagtcaaagaataggactaaatcaaatcactTTATTTAGTTTACTTAACTTAGATTTTGAAAAATGTATGGCAAATATAAATCtaaaatggatggtgttaagatatagatgggaggggttgactggagctgaagggtgggactaataacaaacAAGAGAACAAATGTAAACgtacggggtctgtaaaatgtatataggttcagaaatgttgtgatatagcacagttacaaatagaaatcaaactggaatGGACTTCAGAaacagaggaaggactaaaaacaaactaaatataactatTGCAAAATTGATTGTgcctgtaaaatgtgtatagtatgtatgtatagtatagtatgtatgGTTAatagcatagtgataacacattgggaattcaacaaacttctggctgtctttttgagtgggtgaataaaaTCTCActgatcaacgtctcaaccaaatattacccaaacGTCCACGTTGAAATGATGCCCAGTGGGAACCCCACAACTACCAGGACAGAGGGCAGCGTGTTGTATAATTTAGTTGACACACAGTACAGCAAGTGTTGATGGTGCTGCACATTGCTGAGGTGGAAAGTGAGATGAACATAGCCTGAgtcacagatctgtttgtgctggcttgccaactcctatggcaaCTCATATACAtatgagttggcaagacagcataaactgatctgggactAATCAGTGAGGTATAGTGACTTACAGAAAGGATGGTGATAAGAATGCCAGCAGCAGAAAGCACAGCGTCGCTTATGGTGTCTCCGTGTTTGGCCGGGTACTTGATGGACTCATCGTTGCAGTAAAAGCCTCGGCGGTAGGGCTGTACAGCACTAGTTTCTATGATCAGGAAAGGCAGGCCGGCTATGTACACACAGCagtggtgaggcagagagagagagagagggagagggatagatgaagagagagagagagagagaggagagagggtcaatAAGGTGCTCCTAAATGAGTGTCCACAGGTAGACGGCACAGCGATGGCTGGACAGGGAACATGGGGGTCTCACTTTTCACTCGCATCTTTCCAGACTTGTTGTCTTCACTCAGATAGTTCTCAACCTAAAACCAATTACTAGGAAATAGTGGTTTAGGTCTCAATTCAGTATTGATGAGTCGAGTAGGAGTTCATTTTGTACCAATAGGGTTTGTATACTAGCCTTGGTGCCTGTCTGTTTCAACTCCTTTGTGGATGTCATACCAACatgtttggaaaatgtttatAGCCAGACCGACACCAAGGCTAATCCCATACTACTCTTAGGTTCATGAACGCAATCAATTGAATGTAGATCACCAACTGCAACATTTGTGAGGTGGCCTCGGCATAAAAGCCACATTCAGTGAATCCCTGGATGGAGTGAATCAGAGTCCCCTGGATGCGTTTCCTGTCCCTCCTGCTGCTGAACCATGCTAAAGATTTACGGAGATAATGGGCACAGGGAACCCCACAACTACCAGGACAGCGGTGGGCAGAGGGGTCGTTCTTATAAGACAGGCTGATGCTGCTGTCTTTGACAGAACAAGCCCCTCCGGTGGGGTGTGATGGGAAACTTGTGCAGAAAGACAGCAAGGAGCATCACTGCATGTAATCTGTAATCTATAATCTGCCCAAGTCATCTGACTggcatacaaacatacacacatcccAAACACAACCTGTATTGCTGCAGTTAACCcacaacacccacacacagctctggcaagaacaaacaaacaaacacagaaagacacacccacacacttacCTGGGGCACTTACCTGGAAGGTGACTGTTATGCAGTTCTCGTCATAACAACATTGACAAACGCTCTCGTCACACAAATCTCAGCTGATAACATGTCATGTTCATGTAATATCATGCATGATATGGTGCTCAAAATTGGTCATGTACCTGTAGCATGTTCAGTTTGTAGGCTACAGCAAATAACCTACCGAATATCCATTGAAGTGATACAGACTCTATTTTTTTGCCATCAGATAACACTGATGTCCGTAATATATCTGCAGTAATTGTGGAAGGATGgtgtttcacagtattacttacccaccagtgttgtgattggctgtaaTATTCGCCTATTGATTTCTCCCGCCGGAGCGGCATCTGTTGTCAAAATGGTGTTtcggactttgtggctgtgttatctagtggaaatcgCTCTGTCATTTCCCGATTGCTAAAATGTTAACCTTTTTAGTTTATGCACTGAATAGAGTGCTGTAGGGAAtcagaattttagcaaccaggataTGACAGAGCCCTTTCCACTAGATGAAACAGCCACAGGGTCAGAACAGCTTTCCCATTTTGACAACAGATGCCACCGCGGCAGGAGAAATCAATAGGTGAGCATTACTGTGAAACACTACCATTCCACTATTACTGCAGATATATTATGGACATTTTTCTGAAATCacaatgcaaaaataaaataaaaatcatatgCACCTTTACAGGGAAAATATCTGCTCAAAAAACTATATTTGTctttttttcattagtccaccgttgatatagtcccaaaatgttttgcatgtaaGCAGTCAAGTTGTCAAGATATCGGACTTTCAAGAAGCAGTGTCACTGGCCATATCATCAAGACAATGAAAAATGACCCGACTGCTGACATCCttacattttgggactgtatcaactgtccaaaatgaaaaaaataccaaaatattgtttttttgGGGTGGATTTTCCTTTTTATGACAGCAACTCCCGAAAAATCGAATAAATAAAATGAAGTGCACTGACTTGGCAGCCAAGAAAGGGAAAAATCTGTCATTGTTAGAATCTGTATCGTCCATCATACTATGAAAAACCAACATCAAACGGGGGCAGCTAGTACTAAAAGGGCTAAATGGTATCCATCGCAGATAACTGATGTGGAAGGCTGAGACAAATGTGACTGAAGGGTGTTTTTGTCCAATTGAATGAGTGTATTTCACCACTTTTAGAGGTAAAACCACTTGTCTAAAAAAATAACAACAAACATATTGCATGAGAAAATATAATGCAGACCAAGAGGACCAGTCATTTCCCCCAAACTGGAGAGGAACGTTTACAGATAAAGGGAAAAGTAGTACCCAGGAGAGGACTCTCCAACCCCCTGACAGAATTGGAAAGCTTACTCTCTCGATCTCATCCAAGTGGACCTTTAACCTGATATTTGAAGCTTTGAAGTGAACCCCTTGAATGATTTTGAAATGTATGAATACAAAGAAAGTCAaacatttgctctctctctctctctcccccatccatcCCTACCCCCTTTTCTCTCTGGGTAAAGGCTGAGGATGGGGTGAGGGTTGGGAGGAAGAGGTCAAACTGGGGGTGCTGGCCTGGGTACTGGGTACTGCAGAGCTAAGGCAGGGGGTTTGATGTCTTCAAACCCAAATGTCAACACACTCCTTAGTGTGTTTGGCTCCCCTCGCCCTGCTCCCCTGCTCCAAGCTGCCTGGGCTTTGAAAGCCCAGCTGGGAGAGGCTCATGTTACAGGCCAGTCTCTCTGCCTGATGGGaaccccagaccagaccagaccctgaccactCCGCCACTGGCCTCCCTCCCTCAAATCCAAGATTCAACAGTATTCACATTATTATCATTACTGTTTTTACTATTTATATTCAAGCCATTTGAAATGTGGGGTTTTCAGAGGTGTTAGCGCTCTAGTAGAGAGAAAACACACTTTAAGTACCGCCCGATCTTAACTGTGATCTGTCAGCCTTTTTCATTGCCCTTAAGATGGGAGGGAATCAGCAGGCATTCCTCTCACAGCACAGTGCTTGGCAGCTTAGGGCTGCTGCTTGCTGATGTAGAGCAATGGAAAGAAAAGGGGGCCCTGGCCGCTGGGCTCAACACTGCTATGAATGTGAAAAGCATTCATCCCGGGGTTCTGACCTCCCTTGACTGCCTTTATGCACATGAACAGATCCAAGACTCAGGCGGGCCGGAGAGTACAAAAGAGAGGAagttaaatacaagtaaaagatggctgactctctctctctctctctctctgagctcatTAAGGAACAGAAACGCCACAGTCGGGTCCTGACCCCTAACAGGTGACAGAAACAAAAATGGAGTGAGTAATTTAAGATGTTACCAAGTCTGTTCTTCCCATGATTCAGCTGTGTTGTCTTGCCTCTGAGGCCCTCCACACACCCCATGCCACCAGACAGTGCAGCATCAGCATTCTTCAAGGCATCTTGGGATTTCCCGtcttcctcccttcccttcccgcCTCGCACAAGCGAGGGGAAAACCAGTGCCCCACTAGTTGCCAACAACAACATCAGCCAAGAGGCATACGTCTAATGTATTAGCTACACTGACGCAAAGAAAACATAAAGCACTCCCTAATTGAAAATGGCATGAATGAGCATGTAGGATTTTCTTTTTACCAATATCAACATTTCCCATTTAGCTTACATATCATCGTAGCGATCCCTATAAAGCCCCAGTAAGGTATAACCAAACAACTTCCTCAAAGTGATGAGTTAGTACTCAAACACCTGTCTGCTTTGCTTCCTCTCATGGAAAAATTGGAAGCAAGAAACATTAATTTGAGCTTATTGGATTATAACAATTCTTAAGCATGCCCATAGGATTAATTAGAGAGTTTCAGTTTGGGGCTTCAATTCCACTATGGAAACCACAATCAATGTCTGGGACAGGCAAATGGCAGCTTGCATTGAATTAATTCAATTCCAGCATAATTTTGGGGCATTTCACATAACACCAGTTGCTGTAGCTAAAATAAACAGATACACATTTTCCACCATTGCTCTCCCGCTGGCCTAGAAATGTAGACGGCATGTGTGAGGGAGTTGTGCCGCTGTATACACAGATGCAGTTGTGTTTTTACTTATACCCTTGTGTACATGGCAGTCAAGAGCCCCCACACAAActactccctgtctgtctgtctggtcgtgGTGCGGTTGCCAAA carries:
- the LOC139376206 gene encoding phospholipid phosphatase 3-like, producing the protein MQRCLIYEKTMAPETRNGGSSSLNNNNSKDNSRKTFLVGVDLFCLFLAGLPFLIIETSAVQPYRRGFYCNDESIKYPAKHGDTISDAVLSAAGILITILSIIIGESYMIYYLNEGSKSFVGNPYISALYKQVGVFIFGCAVSQSFTDIAKVSVGRMRPHFLDVCRPDWSAINCSLGYITDYQCNGPESKVQEARKSFFSGHASFSMYTMLYLVFYLQSRFTWRGARLLRPLTQFTLIMMSFYTGLSRVSDHKHHPTDVLAGFAQGALVAYSIVFFVSDLFKPKGRSSALPVTPLKNPNNPTADIRERSNHITMA